The stretch of DNA ACGAGCTGGAGAACCGGATGGACGAGGGCGAGGAGTTGCCGCCGGTCGAGCAGTTCGCTCAGCTCAGCGCACGTTGGGACCAAGTGAAGGACAGCATGGACGCGCTGCTCGGCGAGCGCAGCGATGGCCGCATCGAAGTGGATGACCAGGAGTTCGAGGAAGTTCTCCGCAGCTTGGTCCGCGGCGCGCCACGCACGACAGTTGCCAGGAAAATTGCTGCCTGGAAATTGGAGCCTACGCAAAAGCGACTCTGCCGAGTTGCCGAACAAGCGCGAGGCATCGCGCGTCGGCTGGGCAAGGGCGAAATCAAGGTGGATATCGACCACTCCGACCTGCGGCTAGACGCGGAGAAGTGGGCAGGCTTCTGGAGCAGCTTCGTGCACGTCGTGCGCAACGCAGTGGACCATGGACTGGAAGCCGCCGCGGAGGACGGAAGCAAGGTCCCCACCATCAGCCTGACGACTCGGGTCAACGATGAGGAGTTTGCGATCGAGATCGCTGACAACGGCCGCGGCATCGACTGGCGCGCCGTCGCCGCCAAGGCGCAGGCCACCGGCTTGCCCAGTGCGACCCAAGACGACTTGGTCGAGGCGCTGTTCCGTGATGGCATCAGCACCCGCTCAGAGGCCAGCCTATTCTCCGGGCGGGGAGTGGGCATGGGCGCGATGCGCAACGAATGCCTGAGCCGTGGCGGGCGCATCGAGGTGCACGCTGAGCCGGGTAAAGGGACGAGCGTGCGCTTCAGCTTCCCCAAGCAAACCATGGCCGAGGACCCGATTCGTCAGTACCAAGCGGCGGCGTGACCCTACTTGCCGCGGGTCAGCAGCTTGTTGATCAGATCCTGGGAGTAACCGGAGAGCTCCTTGAAGACGACTCCCATGCCAGGTGGGTCCGTTTCCACACGGACAACGACTCCGACACCTTCGATGGTCTCGATGTCGTTCATGATCACGGTGAAGCGAAGGTCGACTTCAGTCCCAACGGGCACCGGCGTCTTGGTCTTGATGAATACGCCGGTGCGCGAAATGTTGGTGACGTACTCTTGGATGAACTGATCGAAGGAGTCGAACTCCTTGTTGATCGTCAGTCGCTGATCTTGTCGTCCGCTGCTCACGCTACTTCCCCGTCAAGTCGAACTGCTCGATGTGGTACTCGCGCCGCGGGGTGAACTCGATGCGGCGCATGTAACGTCGCTCAGCTTCGATCACCGCGTCCTTCTCCTCGGTCTTCAAGAGGTCGACGATCGCAGGGTGCGCGTTCACGTGCACCGAGTAGCCCTGAAGGTGGCGCAGCTCGCGCCGCACCTGGCGTAGGATCTCGTAGGCGATCGTGGTGCGGCTCATGATCTGGCCGGTGCCGTCGCAGTAGAAACACGGCTCGTGCATCGTGCGCCCGAGGCTCTCTCGAGTGCGCTTGCGCGTCATCTCGATCAAGCCGAGTTCGCTGATGCGATTGAGGGTCGTCTTGGCCTTGTCCTTCTCGAGTCGTTGCTCGAGCGCCCGCCAAACCTTGTCGCGGTTCTTTGGGTTCTCCATGTCGATCAGGTCGAGGATCACCAAGCCGC from Polyangiaceae bacterium encodes:
- a CDS encoding PilZ domain-containing protein; translation: MSSGRQDQRLTINKEFDSFDQFIQEYVTNISRTGVFIKTKTPVPVGTEVDLRFTVIMNDIETIEGVGVVVRVETDPPGMGVVFKELSGYSQDLINKLLTRGK